One window of the Candidatus Omnitrophota bacterium genome contains the following:
- a CDS encoding histidinol-phosphatase HisJ family protein, whose protein sequence is MKPIIDYHNHTILCGHAIGEPFEYVDQALSLGLKEIGFSDHAPLVCHDDPTVTMSFEQLPRYHGMIEDVQKKYEDKDIKIRLGIEADFVVGFEEKTKAILDGYAYDYVIGSVHFIGDFAFDNPTQKERLKTNNINKVYLDYHQLLRQSAESGLFDIMAHVDLVKKFGDRPTEDLTDDLRVTAEVFKKTGVVIEINSSGLRKPVGEIYPSLPNLKIYCEAGVPITFGSDSHAPNEVGSGFEQAFDLARAAGYSEYVLFEKRQISQKVTF, encoded by the coding sequence AACCAATTATTGATTATCATAATCATACAATTCTTTGCGGGCATGCTATTGGCGAGCCTTTTGAGTATGTTGATCAGGCTCTTAGTCTTGGTCTTAAGGAAATAGGATTTTCCGACCATGCACCTTTAGTCTGCCATGATGATCCTACGGTTACGATGAGTTTTGAACAACTTCCCCGTTATCATGGAATGATTGAAGATGTTCAGAAGAAATATGAAGATAAAGATATAAAAATACGTCTAGGTATTGAGGCGGATTTTGTCGTTGGTTTTGAAGAAAAAACCAAGGCAATTTTAGATGGATATGCGTATGATTATGTGATTGGTTCTGTTCATTTTATCGGAGATTTTGCTTTTGACAATCCGACCCAGAAGGAACGCTTAAAAACAAACAATATTAATAAGGTTTATCTCGATTATCATCAGCTTTTGCGCCAAAGTGCTGAGTCAGGACTTTTTGATATTATGGCGCACGTTGATTTGGTTAAAAAATTTGGTGATCGTCCAACGGAAGATTTGACCGATGACCTTCGCGTAACCGCTGAGGTTTTTAAGAAAACCGGCGTCGTGATTGAAATTAATTCTTCGGGTCTACGAAAACCAGTTGGAGAAATTTACCCTTCCCTCCCTAATTTAAAGATTTATTGTGAGGCAGGCGTGCCGATTACGTTTGGTTCTGATTCTCACGCTCCAAATGAAGTTGGATCTGGATTTGAACAAGCTTTTGATCTTGCTCGTGCGGCAGGATACAGCGAATATGTTTTGTTTGAAAAACGACAAATCTCCCAAAAAGTTACTTTTTAA
- the trmB gene encoding tRNA (guanosine(46)-N7)-methyltransferase TrmB has translation MSNISKTDIDKFLVSHFYEQHPVDWDQAFKRKAPLFVEIGFGNGEYLVAQAQKYPNRNFIGIEIEFHLIKKILKRIKKTKVENIRLLCVDAYVAFDRLFKNKSITYTHSLFPFPWPKKRHHKKRLFHKNFLKIVNSRLKKDGKFQVVTDFEPYFEWILEQAKNTGFKIEKDKVRPQFNTRFERLWSNEGQNSFFSILLTKTKHADIPINKQAKIKPFSVPAFNPDQIPYKNKKSKNLSIVFKQFSFDKSTLTGIQSIVVAEPHLTQLFNVVIKKKGNQWQVSIENNPQLIKTVGIKESLEIIKKGIAKVKK, from the coding sequence TTGAGCAATATATCCAAAACAGATATCGATAAATTTCTTGTTTCCCATTTTTATGAACAGCATCCCGTTGATTGGGATCAAGCGTTTAAAAGAAAAGCACCGCTTTTTGTCGAAATTGGATTTGGCAATGGCGAATACTTAGTCGCCCAAGCACAAAAATATCCCAATCGAAACTTTATCGGCATTGAGATTGAATTTCATCTCATCAAAAAAATTCTTAAGCGTATTAAAAAAACTAAGGTCGAAAATATTCGTTTGTTATGCGTCGATGCCTATGTCGCATTTGACCGACTTTTTAAAAATAAAAGCATTACTTACACGCACTCATTGTTTCCATTTCCTTGGCCAAAAAAACGTCATCACAAAAAACGTTTATTCCATAAAAATTTCTTAAAAATTGTTAATAGCCGACTTAAAAAAGATGGGAAATTCCAAGTCGTCACAGACTTTGAACCCTATTTTGAATGGATTTTAGAACAAGCTAAAAATACTGGATTTAAAATTGAAAAAGATAAAGTTAGGCCGCAATTCAACACCCGCTTTGAACGTCTCTGGTCAAACGAAGGGCAAAATTCATTTTTTTCAATTCTTCTTACAAAAACCAAACATGCTGATATTCCAATTAACAAACAAGCTAAAATAAAACCGTTTTCTGTACCAGCGTTTAATCCAGACCAGATTCCCTACAAAAATAAAAAAAGCAAAAATTTAAGCATTGTATTCAAGCAATTTTCTTTTGATAAAAGCACACTGACTGGGATTCAAAGCATTGTTGTTGCCGAGCCACATCTAACACAATTGTTTAATGTTGTGATTAAAAAGAAGGGCAATCAATGGCAAGTTTCAATTGAAAACAATCCCCAGCTGATTAAAACTGTCGGGATTAAAGAATCTTTGGAGATAATTAAGAAGGGGATTGCAAAAGTTAAAAAGTAA
- the mog gene encoding molybdopterin adenylyltransferase, with product MTSDNQIRIGILTISDRVAQGQYEDISGKTIEEILGTYLKNSWNSFKRIVSDDKEKIETELIRLSDQENCSLIITTGGTGPGERDVTPEAAESVCDKMLPGFGELMRRISLEYVPTAILSRQTAGIRNKALILNLPGNPNAIAQCLEAVFPAIPDCLEVIANVSLECDEKIIKVHHSNHKKLESK from the coding sequence ATGACTTCAGATAATCAAATTAGAATAGGAATCTTAACAATTTCTGATCGCGTTGCTCAAGGCCAATACGAAGATATCTCTGGCAAAACAATCGAAGAAATTCTGGGAACTTATTTAAAAAATTCTTGGAACTCTTTTAAACGAATTGTCTCGGACGATAAAGAAAAAATAGAAACCGAACTTATTAGATTGAGCGATCAAGAAAACTGCTCTTTAATTATAACAACCGGTGGAACAGGGCCCGGTGAAAGAGATGTAACGCCTGAAGCAGCCGAATCGGTCTGCGACAAAATGTTGCCAGGTTTTGGAGAGCTAATGCGTCGCATTTCTTTAGAATATGTTCCAACAGCAATTCTTTCGCGTCAAACAGCTGGCATTCGAAACAAAGCACTTATTCTCAATTTACCAGGAAATCCAAATGCAATTGCACAATGCCTAGAAGCTGTTTTTCCAGCAATTCCAGACTGTCTGGAAGTTATCGCAAATGTATCGCTTGAATGCGACGAAAAAATTATCAAAGTACATCATTCTAACCATAAAAAATTGGAGTCAAAATGA
- a CDS encoding NifU family protein — MTETNAEFEKINDILNHTVRPFMQKDGGDLKLIGLEGNILTISYQGACGGCPHAKMGTLLAIETALKEHYNPDIKVQTTE, encoded by the coding sequence ATGACAGAAACAAATGCAGAATTTGAAAAAATCAACGACATCTTAAATCACACCGTTAGACCGTTTATGCAAAAAGACGGAGGAGACCTAAAGCTTATCGGTCTTGAAGGCAACATTCTCACCATCTCCTATCAAGGAGCTTGTGGGGGATGTCCGCACGCAAAAATGGGAACACTACTGGCTATCGAAACTGCTTTAAAAGAACATTACAATCCAGATATTAAAGTTCAGACAACAGAATAA
- a CDS encoding 4-oxalocrotonate tautomerase family protein — MPYVNVKLVGTITKEQKQEIAAQFTETLEKVANKPKDHTYVVFDEVKGENWAVGDKLLG, encoded by the coding sequence ATGCCATATGTCAATGTTAAATTAGTTGGCACTATCACTAAAGAACAAAAACAAGAAATTGCAGCGCAATTTACTGAAACTCTTGAAAAAGTTGCTAACAAACCAAAAGATCATACCTATGTTGTTTTTGATGAAGTTAAAGGCGAGAATTGGGCCGTTGGTGATAAGCTTCTTGGTTAA
- the murB gene encoding UDP-N-acetylmuramate dehydrogenase — MHSNFSTLKTIRGIAIEENVLLSQYTTFQLGGNCPCLITCSTVLQLEAVVKFLREKEISFFVIGEGSNLVVSDFGVDCVVVRFVSKEPDIRLDGCKLAVSAAACLDDVALFAAQQGLRGLNFASGIPGTVGGAISGNAGAFGQQISDCLFYAKLLGLTSKERIVEKDALDFGYRSSNIQKSGDIILSATFVLLPEDPDALLHERKNILKERKEKHPDYKKIPCAGSFFKNIEVGGRRKASGALLDQAGARQMVVGGAGVFEKHANIIIKKNKNCCSQDVFDLSMQMKEIVKKNFDIELNREVRFVGQFKDGKNQDNCLVW; from the coding sequence TTGCACTCTAATTTTTCTACGTTAAAAACAATCAGAGGTATTGCGATTGAAGAAAATGTTTTGCTTTCTCAATATACAACTTTTCAGCTTGGAGGAAATTGTCCTTGTCTTATTACATGCTCAACGGTTTTGCAGTTAGAAGCGGTTGTTAAATTTTTACGAGAAAAAGAAATTTCTTTTTTTGTTATTGGCGAAGGATCAAATCTTGTTGTTTCTGATTTTGGGGTTGATTGCGTTGTTGTTCGTTTTGTTTCGAAAGAGCCTGATATTCGCCTTGATGGATGCAAGCTTGCTGTATCCGCAGCCGCATGCTTAGATGACGTTGCTCTTTTTGCGGCTCAACAAGGACTTAGGGGGCTTAATTTTGCAAGTGGAATTCCCGGTACAGTTGGCGGCGCGATAAGTGGAAATGCTGGAGCATTCGGTCAGCAAATCAGCGATTGCTTATTTTATGCCAAATTGCTTGGGTTAACATCCAAGGAGCGCATTGTTGAAAAAGATGCTTTGGATTTTGGATATCGAAGTTCAAATATTCAGAAAAGTGGTGATATTATTTTGTCAGCTACTTTTGTTCTTCTTCCGGAAGATCCTGACGCTCTTTTGCATGAGAGAAAGAATATTTTAAAAGAGCGTAAAGAAAAGCATCCTGATTACAAGAAGATTCCATGCGCTGGAAGTTTTTTTAAGAATATTGAAGTTGGTGGTAGGCGCAAAGCTTCTGGAGCTCTTCTCGATCAGGCTGGCGCAAGACAAATGGTTGTCGGTGGAGCCGGTGTTTTTGAAAAGCATGCCAATATTATTATCAAGAAAAACAAGAATTGCTGCTCCCAGGATGTTTTTGATTTATCTATGCAAATGAAAGAAATTGTAAAAAAGAATTTTGATATTGAGTTAAACCGCGAAGTTCGCTTTGTCGGCCAGTTTAAAGATGGAAAGAATCAAGACAATTGCCTTGTTTGGTAA
- the ispG gene encoding flavodoxin-dependent (E)-4-hydroxy-3-methylbut-2-enyl-diphosphate synthase: MIKRRKTPSVKIGRITIGSAHPIAIQSMTNTQTSDVSKTVAQIKQLVDAGSEIVRLTIDNERAMVAIPEIVSQLRKNSYSTPIIGDFHYNGHALLKKFPKSAKALDKYRINPGNVNKSATQNDPFSEIIKIAIKNKKPVRIGVNSGSLDERMLERLHVQNKKSKIKKTSHQILCNAMVQSAIQNAKKAEKLGLPKNMIILSVKMSDAQDTIAAYEALSKKCDYALHLGVTEAGSELQGVITSACALSILLQKGIGDTIRISLTPRKNIPRSQEVTCCQTLLQAMKFRFFSPAVISCPGCGRTENQYFESLAESIRQHIKQKLPAWKTKFPKVVELKIAIMGCVVNGPGESQHADIGISLPGRGEKKTAVVYVDGKLFRNLSGKTIKTEFIQILEQYIQNRYR; encoded by the coding sequence ATGATCAAACGAAGAAAAACACCCTCAGTCAAAATCGGCCGCATCACCATTGGAAGTGCGCATCCGATTGCTATTCAATCCATGACCAACACGCAAACCTCAGATGTTTCGAAAACTGTAGCACAAATAAAACAACTTGTAGACGCTGGAAGCGAAATCGTTCGGCTAACAATTGATAATGAGAGAGCGATGGTTGCTATTCCAGAAATAGTGTCGCAATTACGGAAAAATAGCTACTCTACGCCTATTATTGGCGATTTTCACTACAATGGACATGCTCTTCTTAAAAAATTTCCAAAAAGCGCGAAAGCCTTAGACAAGTATCGAATCAACCCTGGAAATGTCAACAAATCGGCCACTCAAAATGACCCATTCTCAGAAATTATAAAAATTGCAATCAAAAATAAAAAGCCTGTTCGCATAGGGGTTAACAGCGGATCTCTCGATGAGCGAATGCTTGAAAGACTTCATGTGCAAAATAAGAAATCTAAGATTAAAAAAACTTCTCATCAGATTTTATGCAACGCCATGGTGCAAAGCGCAATCCAGAATGCAAAAAAAGCAGAAAAACTCGGTCTACCTAAAAATATGATCATCTTAAGTGTCAAGATGTCAGACGCACAAGATACAATTGCGGCTTATGAGGCATTATCAAAAAAATGTGATTATGCGCTTCATCTCGGCGTAACAGAAGCAGGATCCGAATTGCAAGGAGTTATCACAAGCGCTTGCGCTCTTTCTATTCTTTTGCAAAAAGGAATAGGCGACACCATCCGCATTTCTTTGACTCCAAGAAAGAATATACCGAGAAGCCAAGAGGTCACGTGTTGCCAAACTTTGCTGCAAGCCATGAAATTTCGTTTCTTTTCACCAGCAGTGATCAGTTGTCCTGGATGCGGTCGAACAGAAAATCAATATTTTGAATCCTTAGCAGAATCGATTCGCCAACATATCAAACAAAAGCTTCCAGCCTGGAAGACAAAATTTCCAAAAGTTGTCGAACTTAAAATTGCTATCATGGGATGTGTTGTTAACGGGCCCGGAGAAAGTCAACATGCCGATATCGGAATTAGCCTTCCTGGACGCGGTGAAAAAAAGACAGCCGTTGTTTATGTCGATGGAAAATTATTTCGAAACTTAAGCGGAAAAACCATCAAAACAGAATTTATTCAAATCCTTGAGCAATATATCCAAAACAGATATCGATAA
- a CDS encoding 2Fe-2S iron-sulfur cluster-binding protein — protein sequence MAKLIIDQKEYEVPDNSAISDTCEDAGVRFDCNTGVCGSCHIKILEGAENLSDLTTEEIDLGMDRNNRLACQCTIKTGMVRIAL from the coding sequence GTGGCTAAACTAATCATTGATCAAAAAGAATACGAAGTTCCTGATAACAGTGCAATCTCTGACACTTGTGAAGATGCGGGTGTTCGTTTTGATTGCAATACGGGTGTTTGCGGGTCTTGCCATATAAAGATTTTAGAGGGCGCTGAGAATTTAAGCGATTTAACGACAGAAGAAATTGATCTTGGAATGGATCGAAATAATCGTCTGGCTTGTCAATGTACAATTAAAACAGGTATGGTAAGAATTGCACTCTAA
- the miaB gene encoding tRNA (N6-isopentenyl adenosine(37)-C2)-methylthiotransferase MiaB — MVENERKDDNTGDSGGKSPKKLRVLLRTFGCQMNEYDSELVRSILLKKDYVFVDSEFEADIIMLNTCSVRENANRKIFGLIHKIRHDLKGKSVLIGVLGCMAADKKEELLAKKNLGVDFIAGPDSYKKLPSLIKKTQETNLKTFDYNLSDTETYSDIYPKREEGINAWVAISRGCNNFCTYCIVPYVRGRERSRDFSGIIKEVKKLAKEGYPQVTLLGQNVNSYNDGKKDFPDLINEISKINEIKRIHFMSPHPKDFPDKLIKVISENPKCINHIHLPMQAGSTRILKLMNRTYTKEKYLKLVSKIRKACPDIAITTDIIVGFPTENEKDFKDTVDVVKKVRFDAAFIFKYSPRTGTVATKKFQDDVSAEKKTERIVKLNEIQKQISSEKNQKLIGTTQEVLIEYIDKNRGDGHFCGRTKTNKTVSFETKNCAPKQFVNIKIKSASAFGLKGDLVS; from the coding sequence ATGGTTGAAAACGAACGAAAAGACGACAATACAGGCGATTCCGGAGGCAAAAGCCCGAAGAAGCTACGTGTGCTTTTGCGCACCTTCGGATGTCAAATGAACGAGTATGATTCAGAACTTGTTCGTTCGATTCTTCTAAAGAAAGACTACGTCTTTGTTGATAGCGAATTTGAAGCCGATATTATCATGCTTAACACATGCTCAGTTAGAGAAAATGCCAATCGAAAGATTTTCGGTCTTATTCATAAAATTCGCCATGACCTGAAAGGAAAATCTGTTTTAATTGGCGTCTTAGGCTGCATGGCTGCTGACAAAAAAGAAGAACTCTTGGCCAAAAAGAATCTTGGTGTTGATTTTATCGCTGGACCCGATAGCTACAAAAAACTTCCGAGCCTTATTAAAAAAACACAAGAAACCAATCTTAAAACTTTTGATTATAATCTTTCTGATACAGAAACATATTCAGACATTTACCCAAAAAGAGAAGAAGGCATCAATGCTTGGGTGGCCATCTCGCGTGGATGCAATAATTTCTGTACATACTGCATTGTGCCTTACGTTCGAGGTCGTGAACGAAGTCGAGATTTTAGCGGCATCATCAAAGAAGTTAAAAAACTAGCTAAAGAAGGCTATCCGCAAGTCACTCTTTTAGGGCAAAATGTCAATTCCTACAATGATGGAAAAAAAGATTTTCCTGATCTTATTAATGAAATCAGTAAAATTAATGAAATCAAACGCATTCATTTCATGTCACCACACCCAAAAGATTTTCCTGATAAGCTCATAAAAGTTATCTCTGAGAACCCAAAATGCATAAACCATATTCACTTGCCCATGCAAGCCGGCAGCACTCGAATCCTAAAATTAATGAATCGCACATATACAAAGGAAAAATATCTTAAACTTGTTTCAAAAATAAGAAAAGCTTGTCCTGATATTGCTATTACAACGGATATTATTGTCGGATTCCCGACAGAAAACGAAAAAGATTTTAAAGATACTGTTGATGTTGTTAAAAAAGTTCGATTTGACGCAGCATTCATTTTTAAATATTCTCCTCGAACAGGAACGGTTGCGACTAAAAAGTTTCAGGATGATGTCAGTGCTGAGAAAAAAACAGAGCGAATTGTTAAGTTAAATGAAATACAAAAACAAATTTCGTCTGAAAAAAACCAGAAACTCATTGGAACAACCCAAGAAGTCTTAATTGAATATATTGATAAAAACAGGGGAGATGGGCATTTTTGCGGACGAACCAAGACAAACAAAACTGTATCGTTTGAAACAAAAAATTGTGCACCAAAACAATTCGTAAATATTAAAATAAAAAGTGCATCAGCTTTTGGATTAAAGGGAGATTTAGTTAGTTAA
- the moaA gene encoding GTP 3',8-cyclase MoaA: MPTTLQAHQNYLKSQKPYCIDLLNRGLRDVRISLIDQCNFFCPHCKPGKQSESLRQKHSQLEFNQIIKLAKIFIKLGVKKIRLTGGEPLLRDRLPELISKLKDIGVADLALTTNGYFLSNYIYQLKKNGLDRITVSLNALDENIFKKMTGGHGTPKKTLQGIQACEKNGFLSVKINVLVKKGINENQIIPIATHFRETRHIVRFIEYMDVGTENNWSEKDVVTSNSILKKINKIFPLVPLNRNYPSEVASRYIYKDGKGEVGFISSISQPFCQDCQRLRLSSDGKLYTCLFAENSFDLKEHLHKNDSELSKIIQNIWKKREDQYSEMRFCANNNGRNKIEMYKIGG; the protein is encoded by the coding sequence ATGCCAACAACGCTTCAAGCGCACCAGAATTATCTTAAATCTCAAAAGCCCTATTGTATTGATTTGCTAAATCGCGGATTGAGAGACGTGCGCATATCCCTAATCGATCAATGCAATTTTTTTTGTCCTCATTGCAAACCAGGCAAACAATCTGAATCATTGCGCCAAAAGCATAGCCAACTTGAATTTAACCAAATCATAAAGTTGGCTAAAATTTTTATTAAGCTTGGTGTAAAAAAAATCAGACTAACTGGAGGTGAGCCATTACTTAGGGATAGGTTACCAGAATTAATTTCAAAGCTTAAAGATATCGGCGTTGCAGATCTGGCACTTACAACAAACGGTTATTTTCTTTCGAACTACATCTATCAACTTAAAAAAAATGGACTTGATCGAATTACTGTTAGTCTAAATGCTCTAGATGAAAATATTTTCAAAAAAATGACTGGCGGACATGGAACGCCAAAAAAAACGCTTCAAGGAATACAAGCTTGTGAAAAAAATGGATTTTTATCTGTCAAAATTAATGTTTTGGTTAAAAAGGGAATTAATGAAAATCAGATTATTCCTATTGCAACACATTTTAGAGAAACAAGGCACATTGTTCGCTTTATCGAATATATGGACGTTGGAACAGAAAACAATTGGTCTGAAAAAGATGTCGTCACGTCTAACAGTATTTTAAAAAAAATTAATAAAATCTTTCCGCTTGTACCTCTAAATCGCAACTATCCAAGCGAGGTTGCAAGTCGATATATTTATAAAGATGGAAAAGGGGAAGTCGGCTTTATATCCTCGATTAGCCAGCCGTTTTGCCAAGACTGTCAGCGGCTAAGACTTTCTTCCGATGGAAAGCTTTATACCTGTTTGTTTGCTGAGAATTCTTTTGATCTTAAAGAACATTTGCACAAAAATGATTCTGAGCTCTCTAAGATTATTCAAAATATTTGGAAGAAACGAGAGGATCAATATTCTGAAATGCGATTTTGCGCTAATAATAATGGTCGCAATAAGATTGAAATGTACAAAATTGGTGGGTAA
- the metW gene encoding methionine biosynthesis protein MetW, which produces MTSRLDYEIIAELINPNARVLDLGCGTGELLCLLKKRKNVHGAGIEIDEQAIHQSIEKGLTVVHGDVDTELLDYSSKRFDYVILYESLQQVLHPEKVILESLRVGKKVIVGIPNFCHINGRFQVFFRGNVPITKELPDQWYDTPNLRFLSIKDFQSFCNRHKIKIEKKRALSRNQEIVFWPNLFAHVGIFVLSKN; this is translated from the coding sequence ATGACATCTCGCTTAGACTACGAAATTATCGCTGAACTAATTAATCCAAATGCACGAGTTCTGGATCTTGGTTGTGGCACAGGCGAGCTTTTGTGCTTACTTAAAAAAAGAAAGAATGTGCATGGCGCCGGCATTGAAATTGACGAACAGGCAATCCACCAAAGCATTGAAAAAGGCTTAACAGTTGTTCATGGAGATGTCGACACAGAACTTTTAGATTATTCATCCAAACGATTTGATTATGTTATTCTCTATGAAAGCTTACAACAAGTTTTACATCCTGAGAAAGTTATTCTAGAGTCTTTACGCGTCGGTAAGAAAGTTATTGTTGGAATTCCAAATTTCTGCCATATCAATGGTCGCTTCCAAGTCTTTTTTAGAGGAAACGTTCCGATCACAAAAGAGCTTCCTGATCAATGGTATGATACGCCAAACTTAAGATTTTTAAGCATTAAAGATTTTCAAAGTTTTTGCAATCGCCATAAAATCAAGATTGAAAAAAAACGTGCTCTTTCGCGAAATCAGGAAATTGTTTTTTGGCCAAATCTTTTTGCACACGTTGGTATTTTTGTTTTATCAAAAAATTAG
- the ispH gene encoding 4-hydroxy-3-methylbut-2-enyl diphosphate reductase: protein MEIYLAHTQGFCAGVARAIDIVNRVYEKYGVPLFVFHEIVHNTKVVENFKKKGIQFVDDLADVPDGARIIFSAHGVSPQVIEAAKEKNLVFFDATCPLVRSVHNRAKEFSRNNIDVVLIGHKNHQEVIGTKGYIDPSFLHIIKNEDEIEQLSIDAFKKVGYVTQTTLSLDDTKNLIVKLKERFSGLIDTKVDDVCYATQNRQNAIKELCGVCDVIIICGSANSSNSNRLKELAEKCGVESYLIDSADEINLSMLKNKKKIGISSGASVPESVVLDVIDKLKMECSISKIHVSESPEKDISFSTLEI, encoded by the coding sequence ATGGAAATATATTTAGCTCATACGCAGGGTTTTTGCGCTGGTGTTGCCCGCGCAATTGATATTGTTAACCGTGTTTACGAAAAGTATGGTGTTCCCCTTTTTGTTTTTCATGAGATTGTTCACAATACAAAAGTTGTTGAGAATTTTAAAAAAAAGGGTATTCAATTTGTTGATGATTTAGCAGATGTACCTGATGGTGCTCGTATTATTTTTAGTGCGCACGGTGTTTCACCTCAGGTTATCGAAGCTGCGAAAGAAAAGAATTTGGTTTTCTTTGATGCGACCTGCCCTCTTGTTAGAAGCGTTCACAATCGTGCCAAGGAATTCTCAAGAAATAATATTGATGTTGTTTTGATTGGTCATAAAAATCATCAGGAAGTCATTGGAACAAAGGGTTATATCGACCCAAGTTTCCTTCATATTATTAAAAATGAGGATGAGATCGAACAGCTTTCTATTGACGCATTTAAGAAAGTTGGCTATGTGACCCAAACAACGCTTTCTTTAGACGACACAAAGAATCTTATTGTAAAATTAAAAGAGCGATTTTCAGGTTTAATTGATACGAAAGTTGACGATGTTTGTTATGCAACACAAAATCGGCAAAATGCTATTAAGGAGTTGTGCGGTGTTTGCGATGTAATTATTATTTGTGGTTCGGCAAATAGTTCCAATAGTAATAGATTAAAAGAATTGGCAGAGAAATGTGGCGTTGAAAGTTATTTGATAGATTCTGCAGATGAAATTAATTTGTCGATGCTGAAGAATAAGAAAAAGATCGGCATCAGCTCTGGCGCTTCTGTTCCAGAAAGTGTTGTTTTAGATGTTATCGATAAGCTTAAAATGGAGTGCTCAATTTCTAAAATACATGTTTCGGAAAGTCCAGAAAAAGACATTTCTTTTTCAACGCTAGAAATTTAA